The Kitasatospora albolonga nucleotide sequence GGGTCGAAGCGGCGCCGGGAGCGGTTCGGGGCCTGCTGGAGGGTCTTCTCCAGGTGCGCCGCCCAGTGCCGGACGGTGGCGTCCTCCTCGTCGGTGCCGCCGGTGGAGCGGAGACCGGGGGGCACCACGCCGACCGTGAAGTCCTCGTCGGTGAAGCCGAGGGCACCGCCGAAGGTGAGGTCCTGGGGCGTGCCGTACGAGGCGAGGCCCATCATCTTGCCCGCGGCATCGGTGCCGAGCCCGGCGTACTCGCAGACGGCGGCGTAGAAGTACCCCAGCGACCAGCCCGGTGAGTGCGACCGCAGGGTCTTGATCCTGCCGTCGATGCCGACGGCGAGCGTGGTGCTCTCGTTCTCGCCCTGGCCGTCCAGGACGAGAACGGCGCCCCGGTCGCGCCCGGAGAGGAGGTAGGCGCTGGCGGCGTGGGCGAGGTGGTGGTTGACGAAGGTCAGCCGGGGGTCGCGGGAGCGGGGGAACAGCGCCTTGGGCAGCAGGTGTTCCAGCGCCTCGGCGTCGTCGGCGAACCAGTCGAGCCCGCGGTCCCCGAAGAGGGTGGGGAGGTCCCACCCATGAGCGACGACGTCGATGTCGTCCAGGGTGAGACCGCCCTCGGCGAGGCAGTGGGCCGCGGCGTGGAGGGGCGCCTGCCCGTAGGCGTGCTTGTCGCGGGTGAAACGTTCCTCCTCGGCCAGGGCTATGACGTCTCCGTCCACGACGAGGCAGGCAGCACCGTCGTGGCTGGCCCCGGGCCAGCCGTTGACTCCGAGCACACGCATGGTCAGTCCCCAAAGGTCGGTCGGGATCGTCCGGCCGCGCCCCGGGCCCGAAGGCGCGCGGCGTGCCGGTCACGCCGACCGATCCTGACGGCCCGCCGGGTTGTACACGACCTGTGCCGTAGTGCGGAGATCCGCCGCGAAGATCGCGGAGGCCGCCTTGAGCACCTCGTTGGCCCGCCGCAGCTCCGCGACCTCGTCGCGCAGGCGGCGCAGCTCGTCGCGCTCGTCGGCGGTCAGCGCGCCCTCGCCACGCCCCGCGGCACGCGAGGGGGCCGGACCGGTCTCCTGGCGCGGAACGCGTTCGATGCCGTACGGCTCCGGACCGTACGGGGCGACGGCGGGCCGGCCGGGGCGCGTGGGCTGTCTGGCCACAGGCTCCGTTTTACGGCGGGCCTCGGACTGTTCGGCTTCCAGTTCCTCGCTGACATCGTGCCAGCGGCGCACCCACGCCGGTACGTCGCCGCCGCACGCGGCCACATAGGCGAGGGTCACCTTCAGCGAAGGTTTGTGCAGGCCCCGGGCCGCTTCCGCGAGCGTCGCCACCGAATAGTGGGCGCTCTTCGCCATGGCGCGATAGGAAGGGTTCCCGGCCTTTCGGCGCAGCCCGCGCAGGTCATGTGCGAATGCCTCCAGCGGTCCGTCCGTGGGGTCCAATAACCGCTCTGGCCTGGCCATATCTCCCCCTGCTCATCGATGGTGTCCCGAACGAGGCGCACGTGCGTCACCGACCCGCACAACCGTGGTCGGCGGTTGTACGGCCGGTCGTACGGCCGGGCGGAGACTGCCGGGCCGACAGAAACCCTCCGCACCTGATCTCTTGAATATTGGTACATGCCACCGACATGCCGATCAAGCGATCGTCTGTCGGTTCCAGCCACTTCGAAAGGTGATCGTCCCGATTTCGGCGCGCCGCACGGCGCTTTCGCCGACGGCACGCCGCCGCCTTCCGCTTCCCGTCCGGCCGGGCGGAGTTGTACGGGTCTCTTGCCTCAGGAGCCCCGTACAACAACCCCCGGCAATCTTCCCTCGTGTACAACCTCCGGCCTCTGCAGGATCAGTGGCGACAGGCGACACGGCCGAAACCGACGAGAACAGGTGGCGGGTTGGTGGACACGGCACGCAACCAGACGGAGACCGCGGCGATAGAAGGCGCCTACGAGTACCGGAGCCGTCCGCTCGTGGAGCCGGACTGGCGACGCTTCCCGGGGTGGCGCGAGGTCACCGCGGCCGAGTGGGCGGACCCGCAGTGGCAGCGCGCGCACTGTGTGAAGGGCGCCGAAGGGCTGCGCGCCGTCATGGGCACGCTGCTGGACGAGGGCTTCTACGAGGACCTGGAGCGCGACCGGCAGGAGCGCGCCACCATGTCGGTTCTGCTGCCGCCCCAGATGATCAACACGATGGCCCCGGAGTCGGCGGGCGCCCGCCCGGGTGAGCTGACCAAGGCGTTCTACGACGACCCGGTGCGGCGCTACATGCTGCCGGTCCTCTCCGACCGGCACCCCGAGTGGCCCTCGCACCCGATGGCCGACCGGGACTCACTGCACGAACAGGACATGTGGGTGGTGGAGGGGCTGACGCACCGCTATCCCACGAAGGTGCTCGCCGAGCTGCTGTCGACGTGCCCCCAGTACTGCGGGCACTGCACGCGCATGGACCTGGTGGGCAACTCCACGCCCCAGATCACCAAGACGAAGCTCACGCTCAAACCGGCCGACCGGGCCGATCTCATCCTCACCCACCTGCGCTCCTCCCCCGGCATCCGGGACGTGGTGGTCTCCGGCGGCGACCTGGCAAACATGCCCTGGCCCCGGCTGGAGCGCTTCCTCGACCAGCTCCTGGACATCGACTCGATCCGGGACGTCCGGCTGGCCAGCAAGGGCCTGATCGGGCTGCCCCAGCACTGGCGCTCCGGCCCCATCCTGGAGGGCGTCGCGCGGGTCGCGGCGAAGGCCAGGGCCCGCGGGGTCCGGATCGCGCTGCACACCCACGCCAACGCGGCCCAGCAGGTGACGCCCGCGGTGGCGGACGCGGCCTGGGCGCTGCTCGACGCGGGGCTGCACGACGTACGGAACCAGGGCGTGCTGATGCGCGGCGTCAACGACAGCGCGCACGAGCTGCTCGACCTGTGCTTCGCGCTCGCCGACCACGCCGGCATCACGCCGTACTACTTCTACATGTGCGACATGATCCCGAACGCCGAGCACTGGCGGGTGCCGTTGCACCGGGCGCAGCTGATCCAGCACCAGATCATGGGCTACCTCCCCGGGTTCGCCACTCCCCGCATCGTGTGCGACGTGCCGATGGCCGGGAAGCGCTGGGTGGACCAGACCGACTCCTACGACCGTGAGCTCGGCGTCTCGCACTGGAGCAAGAGCTACCTCACCCCGCTGGAGGCGGCGGACCCCGAGGCCCGCACCGGCTCCTACCACTACTACGACCCCATCGACACGCTCCCGCTCTCCGGTCAGCGGTGGTGGCGGGACTCCCGTCAGGGATAGAAGGGACAGGTGCAACAGCCATGAGCAGTCTGCGTCCGCGGCACGAGGACCCTCCGGTGCTGGAGGAGTGGTACCGCCGCCATCTGGCCCCCGGCATCCACGACATCAGCTCCAGCGGCGTCCATCCGTACTCCTTCGCCGAGATACGCGAACGGTGCGGCATCCGGGCCGAGGACCTGGACGCGATCGTGATGGACGACAGCGTCTCGCAGGGCGGGGCGGGCGTCCGGCAGGCGATCGCGGACCGTTACGCGGCAGGCGACGCCGACCGGGTGCTGGTCACCCACGGTTCCAGCGAGGCGATCGCGCTCACCCTGCACGCCCTGCTGCGCCCCGGCGACCGGGTGGTCGTGCAGGAGGGCGTCTACCACTCGCTCGCCCATTACCCCCGGGCCGCGGGGTGCGAGATCGCCGAACTCCCGGCCGCCGCCGTGCGCGAGGGCGAGATCGACCCCGGCGCGCTGGAGCGGCTGGTCACACCGGGGACCCGGGCGGTGATCGTCAACTTCCCGCACAACCCCTCCGGGGCGACCCTCTCGCCCCAGGGCCTCGAGAAGCTGACCGAGCACGTCGAGGCGGCCGGCGCGACCCTGGTGTGGGACGCGGCGACCGCCGAGGTCACCCACCGCTGGGAGACCCTGCCGACCCCGGGCCCGACGGGCGGGAACACCGTCTCGTACGGCACGTTCTCCAAGACCTTCGGTCTGCCCGGGCTCCGGGTGGGCTGGGCGGTGGCGCCGCCGGAGCTGATCCGGGCGTCCTTCCCGCTGCGCGACCGGACCACGCTCTTCCTCTCCCCGCTGGTGGAGCTGATCGCCGAGCGGGCCATGCGCCACGCGGACAGGCTGATCGGCGCGCGGGCGGCCGAGGCCCGGCGCAACCTCGCCCGGCTGACCGACTGGGCGGCCGCCCACGCCGATCTGGTGCACTGGACCCCGCCGGAGGGCGGGGTGTGCGCGCTGCCCGTCTTCCGGAAGCTGGCGGACGCGGACGCTCCGCCGGAAGCGGTGGAACGTTTCTGCCTGGAGCTGCTCGACCGGCACCGCACGCTGCTCGTGCCGGGCACGGCCTTCGGCGCGCCCCACGGCGCCCGGCTCGGCTTCGGCGGCCCCGAGGAGAGCTTCCGCGCCGGACTCGCGGGCCTCTCGGCCTTCCTGCGCGAGCACGCCACCACCGGGGCCGCCCGGTGACCGCCGCGACCGCACCCGATGTGATCGGCCTGTGGGACCGCTCCGTCGGCACCCACCCCGAGGCCCCCGCCCTGGTGACCCCCCACCGGGTGTGGACGTACGAGGAGGCGGACCGGCTGACCGATGCCTGGGCCGACTCCCTGGCCGGACAGGACGCGGGCCCCGGCCGGCTGGTGGGCCTCGCCTTCCCCGACCCGGCCCGTACGGTCCTGGGCATGGTCGCCGCGCTCAAGGCGGGGGCCGGGTTCACCGTCCTGGACGACCGGCTGCCCGCCGCCGCGCGCGCCGCGCTCGTACGGCGCACCGATGCGGCCGTGTGGCTGGGCGACGGCGGGCACGCCCCGGCCGGGGCCTACGTACCCGTCGGCCTGAGCGCCGTACGTCCTCCGGTACGGCACCGGCCCGACGATGCGGCCTACGTCCTGTTCACCTCCGGCTCCACCGGGGAGCCCAAGGGCACGGTCGTGGAGCGCGACGCGCTCGGCCGGTTCGCGGCCGGGGTCGCCGAACGGCTGGAGCTGACGCCCGGGGACCGCTGGCTCCAGGTGGCTTCGCTCGGCTTCGACGTCGTCATCGAGGAGGTCTTCCCCGCCCTCGCCGCAGGCGCCGCGGTGGTGTGCCGGGCCGGCACCCGGGCGCTGGACGCGGAGGAGCTGCACACCGCGATGGACCGGACCCGGACCACCGTGGTGGAGCTCTCCACGCAGTACTGGCTGGAGTACGCGCGGTGGCTGACCGCCACCGGCCTGACCACCCCGCCGGAGCTGCGCACGGTGGTGGTCGGCGGCGAGCGGATGGACCCGGCTCCCTACCGCGCGTGGCAGGCCCGCCAGCCCGCCTCGCTGGCCCATGTCTACGGGCTCACCGAGTGCACCGTCAGCTCGGCCTTCTACACCGGGCTCCTCCCCGAGGGGGCCGAGGAGGTCCCGCTCGGCACTCCGCTGCGGGACGTGGAGATCAGCGTCCGGAGGGACGGGCGACCGGTGCCGGACGGCGAGACGGGCGAGATCCACATCGGCGGACCGCTGCTGGCCCGGGGCTTCCTCGGCGACGAGGCCGCCACCGCCCGCCGGTTCGTCCCCGACCCTGCGGCACCCGCTCCCGGCGCGCGGGTGTACGTCACGGGCGACCTGGGGCGGATCGACGCCGACGGCCACCTGGTGTTCCTCGGGCGGGTCGACGACCAGGTGAAGATCCGGGGCCACCGGCTGGAACCGGCCCGGGTGGAGCGCGCCCTGTGCGAGAACCCGGAGGTGGACCAGGCCGTGGTCTTCCCCGACCCGGGGACCGGAACCGCGCTGTGGGCGTTCACCGTCCCGGCCGACCCGCACCGCGCCCCGCCCCCCGGAACGGCGGTCCGCCCGGCCGCGGCCGAACGGGACGCGATGATCCGGCCGTTGGCGCGGGCGCTGCCGGAGTGGGCCGTGCCCCGGGTGCACTACCGGGTGGCCGTCCTGCCGAAGAACCCGCACGGCAAGATCGACAAGAAGCTGCTCGCCGCCTGGGCGGCGGACGCGGACCGCACGACCCCGGCGGAGCCGTACCACCCCGCCGAGGCAACGCCCGTGGAGCGGGATGAACCCCTGGGCACCGTCCTGACCGCCTTCCGTGACGTCCTGGGGGCGCCCGGGCTCGGCCCCGACGACGACTTCTTCGCCCACGGCGGGCAGTCCCTGCTGGCCATGCGGCTGCTCGCCCGGCTGCGGGACTCCTTCCCGGCGGCGGCGGGGCTGCGGGCGAGCACCCTGTTCGCGTGTCCGACGCCCCGGCTGACGGCGGCGGCGCTCGACGCGCGGGAGACCGCCCGCACCTGACCACCCGGCCCCGGAGAGACCACACGCCTCAGGTCCGCATCCGAACAGCCCGGCACAGCGGCCCGGACGCCCGGCCTCCCGTACGGGAGCGGCTCCGGCCCGCGCCGCCTCGGCGCCCCGGCACCGCCACGCACCACCCCGAGGGCCCACGGCCCGGCTCCGGCCGTCCGTGGGCAGCACCCCTTCCCGACCACTCAGCGAGAGTTGGCATGTCGAACCTCACCGACCCGTCCACGCCCGGCTACACCCTGACGCCCGAAGAGGCCGCCGCGACCGCGGAGATCAGTATCCAACTGGCCTCCGCCTACCCGTCCTTCGACGATCCCGCGCTGCTGCGGGACCTGCCGCGGCTGGCCGCGTCGCTGCCGCCGGGCACGCAGCGCTTCCTGCGCGAGTTCCAGCTGAGCGACCGCCGCGGCCACGCGGTGATCCGCGGGCACGTCTTCGACCAGGACCGCATCGGCCCGACGCCCGAGCACTGGCGCGGCCGGAGCAGGCCGGGGCCGGAGTTCCCCGAGGAGCTGCTGCTCATGCTCTACGGCGCCCTGCTCGGAGAGCCGTTCGGCTGGGCCACCCAGCAGAACGGCCACCTCGTCCACGACATCTTCCCGATCCGCCAGCACGAGAACGACCAGCTCGGCATGGGCAGCGCGGAGCTGCTCACCTGGCACACCGAGGACGCCTTCCATCCGTACCGCAGCGACTATCTGATCCTCGGGGCGCTGCGCAATCCCGACAGCGTCCCCACCACCGTCGGCGAGCTGGACCTCTCCTCGCTCTCGGCCGATGACATCGGCATCCTCTTCGAGCCGCGGTTCCACATCGCCCCGGACGAGTCCCACCTGCCGAAGAACAACACGATCACCAGCGACGAGGAGGCGGCCCGGTTCGCCACCATCCAGCGGATGATCGACGAGCGGCCCCTCGTTCCCCTGCTCTACGGATCGCGCCTCGACCCGTACATGCGGCTCGACCCGTACTTCACCTCCGTACCCGAGGACGACACCGACGCCCGGCGCGCCTACGACGCGCTGTTCAAGGTGGTCGACGCCGGAATGCGGGAGGTGGTCGCGGACGAGGGCG carries:
- a CDS encoding lysine 2,3-aminomutase, encoding MDTARNQTETAAIEGAYEYRSRPLVEPDWRRFPGWREVTAAEWADPQWQRAHCVKGAEGLRAVMGTLLDEGFYEDLERDRQERATMSVLLPPQMINTMAPESAGARPGELTKAFYDDPVRRYMLPVLSDRHPEWPSHPMADRDSLHEQDMWVVEGLTHRYPTKVLAELLSTCPQYCGHCTRMDLVGNSTPQITKTKLTLKPADRADLILTHLRSSPGIRDVVVSGGDLANMPWPRLERFLDQLLDIDSIRDVRLASKGLIGLPQHWRSGPILEGVARVAAKARARGVRIALHTHANAAQQVTPAVADAAWALLDAGLHDVRNQGVLMRGVNDSAHELLDLCFALADHAGITPYYFYMCDMIPNAEHWRVPLHRAQLIQHQIMGYLPGFATPRIVCDVPMAGKRWVDQTDSYDRELGVSHWSKSYLTPLEAADPEARTGSYHYYDPIDTLPLSGQRWWRDSRQG
- a CDS encoding capreomycidine synthase, giving the protein MLEEWYRRHLAPGIHDISSSGVHPYSFAEIRERCGIRAEDLDAIVMDDSVSQGGAGVRQAIADRYAAGDADRVLVTHGSSEAIALTLHALLRPGDRVVVQEGVYHSLAHYPRAAGCEIAELPAAAVREGEIDPGALERLVTPGTRAVIVNFPHNPSGATLSPQGLEKLTEHVEAAGATLVWDAATAEVTHRWETLPTPGPTGGNTVSYGTFSKTFGLPGLRVGWAVAPPELIRASFPLRDRTTLFLSPLVELIAERAMRHADRLIGARAAEARRNLARLTDWAAAHADLVHWTPPEGGVCALPVFRKLADADAPPEAVERFCLELLDRHRTLLVPGTAFGAPHGARLGFGGPEESFRAGLAGLSAFLREHATTGAAR
- a CDS encoding arginine beta-hydroxylase, Fe(II)/alpha-ketoglutarate-dependent, producing the protein MSNLTDPSTPGYTLTPEEAAATAEISIQLASAYPSFDDPALLRDLPRLAASLPPGTQRFLREFQLSDRRGHAVIRGHVFDQDRIGPTPEHWRGRSRPGPEFPEELLLMLYGALLGEPFGWATQQNGHLVHDIFPIRQHENDQLGMGSAELLTWHTEDAFHPYRSDYLILGALRNPDSVPTTVGELDLSSLSADDIGILFEPRFHIAPDESHLPKNNTITSDEEAARFATIQRMIDERPLVPLLYGSRLDPYMRLDPYFTSVPEDDTDARRAYDALFKVVDAGMREVVADEGDVLFIDNHRAVHGRLPFRARYDGTDRWLKRVCVTADLRRSREMRATTETRLLG